In one window of Qipengyuania profundimaris DNA:
- a CDS encoding DUF4112 domain-containing protein, translated as MADGPEPLRPMGIELPTGNDPVSIRKRIEAMEHLLERSFTIPGTKYPVGLDSIIGLVPVIGDVVTAAMGAYIVWEARNLGIPKWKLWRMAGNIAFDSAVGAVPLVGDAFDLAFRSNTRNLRIVKKHLDKHHPHTMVIDR; from the coding sequence ATGGCCGATGGACCTGAACCCCTGCGCCCGATGGGCATCGAACTGCCGACGGGCAACGACCCCGTCTCGATCCGCAAGCGGATTGAAGCGATGGAACACCTGCTCGAACGCAGCTTTACCATCCCGGGCACGAAATACCCCGTCGGACTGGACTCCATCATCGGACTTGTCCCGGTCATCGGCGACGTGGTCACGGCTGCCATGGGGGCGTACATCGTCTGGGAAGCCCGCAACCTCGGCATTCCGAAGTGGAAGCTGTGGCGCATGGCCGGCAATATCGCGTTCGACAGCGCGGTGGGTGCCGTCCCCCTCGTCGGCGACGCCTTCGACCTCGCCTTCCGGTCGAACACACGGAACCTGCGAATCGTGAAGAAGCATCTCGACAAGCACCATCCGCACACCATGGTGATCGACCGGTAG